One genomic region from Leishmania panamensis strain MHOM/PA/94/PSC-1 chromosome 10 sequence encodes:
- a CDS encoding thymidylate kinase-like protein (TriTrypDB/GeneDB-style sysID: LpmP.10.0030): MRAVVFSDIASAELIEHIRVIASRSYAEVVYVDVSEGAETDLKTAWHTRYGGALHAPPPARDELDDMKGTFVCYLTEKKTVEDADVVYAVFIAEVLTLILTPSATLTPLMHAAADISVSSRKAAIESLFSVAPSPSSADVIVVEGGDGAGKETQAALLVRQIHASGGEVHALDFPYERGLYGGLVRTVLSGKKGSIDELNPQLFSFLYSLNRFGCARQLHFWLRRGSSVVLDRYYTANFGHQASKLPPEEREAFISDLEFMEVELLGLPRATSVLYLDLPPAAALEAMRRDATRKQLDIHETAGGDYKKRVRQTYMWCCEHLPGWHHIMCFGDDGRRLTREEVHTAITRHLRSVGSRVFGAQS; the protein is encoded by the coding sequence ATGCGCGCGGTCGTTTTCAGCGATATCGCTTCTGCAGAGCTGATCGAGCATATCAGAGTCATCGCCTCCAGGTCGTATGCCGAGGTAGTGTATGTGGATGTCTCTGAGGGTGCCGAGACAGACCTGAAAACGGCATGGCATACGCGCTACGGTGGGGCATTGCACGCCCCGCCACCTGCTCGCGACGAGCTGGACGATATGAAGGGCACCTTTGTGTGCTATCTTACTGAGAAGAAGACCGTTGAGGACGCCGATGTGGTGTACGCCGTTTTTATAGCGGAGGTGCTTACTCTCATCCTCACTCCCTCCGCAACCCTGACACCACTGATgcacgcggcagcagacATCAGCGTGTCTTCCAGGAAAGCGGCAATCGAGTCTTTATTTTCAGTGGCGCCGTCACCATCCTCTGCAGATGTGATAGTCGTTGagggcggtgatggcgccgGCAAGGAGacgcaggcagcgctgctggtgcgacAAATTCACGCATCTGGCGGCGAGGTTCACGCGTTAGACTTTCCATACGAAAGAGGTCTGTACGGGGGACTTGTGCGGACGGTGCTTTCTGGAAAGAAAGGATCCATCGATGAACTTAATCCGCAGCTCTTCAGCTTCCTTTACTCCCTTAATCGCTTTGGCTGTGCTCGTCAGCTGCACTTTTGGCTGCGTCGAGGCAGCTCGGTGGTTCTAGACCGGTACTATACGGCGAACTTCGGGCATCAGGCCTCCAAGTTACCCCCAGAAGAGCGGGAGGCATTCATCAGCGACCTCGAGTTCATGGAGGTGGAGTTGCTCGGACTGCCCAGGGCGACATCGGTCCTGTACTTGGATCTACCGCCCGCCGCGGCCCTCGAGGCAATGAGGCGTGATGCGACTCGGAAGCAGCTTGACATTCACGAGACCGCCGGTGGCGACTACAAGAAAAGGGTTCGCCAAACGTACATGTGGTGTTGCGAACACCTTCCAGGCTGGCATCACATCATGTGCTTCGGCGACGACGGGCGGCGTCTCACACGGGAGGAAGTGCATACTGCCATCACGCGTCATTTGCGGAGCGTCGGCTCACGTGTGTTTGGCGCGCAATCGTGA
- a CDS encoding ribosomal protein l35a, putative (TriTrypDB/GeneDB-style sysID: LpmP.10.0040), whose product MATSKIHSQRSKKLHQLSAKTSKVNRNRKAPRLYMKGTLAGYTRGLYGQTKQTALVRAENVNTREDAKWYVGKRICYVYHGKKVKRCVRWCKAPARRSTTRALWGRVTRPHGNAGMMRVKFNGASVPASAIGRRIRVYLYPSQI is encoded by the coding sequence ATGGCTACCTCAAAGATCCACTCTCAGCGCAGCAAgaagctgcaccagctgtCTGCCAAGACAAGCAAGGTGAACCGCAACCGCAAGGCACCTCGTCTCTACATGAAGGGCACGCTGGCCGGCTACACACGCGGCCTATACGGTCAGACTAAGCAGACTGCGCTTGTCCGCGCCGAAAACGTCAACACCCGCGAGGACGCCAAGTGGTACGTGGGCAAGCGCATCTGCTACGTCTACCACGGCAAAAAGGTCAAGCGGTGTGTACGCTGGTGCAAGGCGcccgcgcgccgcagcacaaCCCGTGCGCTCTGGGGTCGTGTGACACGCCCGCATGGTAACGCCGGTATGATGCGCGTGAAGTTCAACGGCGCATCTGTGCCGGCGTCCGCCATTGGTCGGCGTATCCGTGTGTACCTGTACCCAAGCCAGATCTAA
- a CDS encoding hypothetical protein (TriTrypDB/GeneDB-style sysID: LpmP.10.0050), which translates to MSKECDFFSDSYGCIVTKSIGYQAPFPLVRLSNGQSTRTPDGAYVQGSCFVSFGADQTASRGRLLTLDVSVRASSVSFLQLLSSSCPPLALDPDVDYVSKIESIETAFAVVTRGRGNRWSTSVYVQGDGEQVTACPRRAHFRRTSAVSLLGSAVWLVEAAKYDPGTHAVHRYSLATALASGVSESTLVSADLGRPLDVIAFSEDSALVLSTKGVALTDRRQRASDILFFSALLNGGVTGDRQLLTFDEDYTLRAYDLRDVSAPLCEATSASYLRIKSAIGTRASLLVASDMTGVFDVLHMTTIAALQHSGDTVLDAAVLPSRHNGVRVCTSTGSGMVYDWTVV; encoded by the coding sequence ATGTCAAAGGAGTGTGACTTCTTCTCGGACTCATATGGCTGCATCGTAACCAAGTCTATTGGGTATCAggcccctttccctctcgtgCGGCTAAGCAACGGCCAATCGACAAGGACCCCTGACGGAGCATATGTGCAGGGGTCATGCTTCGTTTCGTTTGGTGCTGACCAGACAGCTTCACGGGGTCGTCTTCTCACCTTGGATGTGTCGGTACGTGCTTCGagcgtttcttttctgcagctgctctccaGTTCGTGCCCGCCGTTGGCTCTCGATCCAGACGTCGACTACGTCTCGAAGATCGAGTCAATAGAGACAGCCTTCGCAGTAGTGACTCGTGGCAGAGGAAATCGGTGGAGCACGTCTGTGTATGTACAAGGGGACGGCGAGCAAGTTACGGCGTGCCCTCGACGGGCGCACTTTCGCCGCACCTCCGCCGTGTCTCTCCTTGGCTCCGCAGTGTGGCTagtggaggcggcgaagtACGACCCTGGCACTCACGCGGTACACCGATATTCACTCGCGACGGCCCTCGCAAGTGGGGTGTCTGAGTCAACCCTTGTGAGCGCTGACCTAGGTCGCCCGCTTGACGTCATAGCCTTCTCCGAGGACAGTGCCCTTGTTCTAAGCACCAAGGGCGTTGCGTTGACTGATCGACGACAGCGCGCCTCTGAcatcctcttcttttctgctttgttGAATGGTGGTGTGACAGGCGACAGACAGCTGCTAACCTTTGATGAAGACTACACACTGCGTGCCTACGACCTACGTGATGTATCAGCTCCCCTGTGCGAGGCAACATCGGCATCCTATCTGCGCATCAAATCAGCGATTGGCACACGGGCATCACTTTTGGTGGCGTCTGATATGACAGGCGTTTTTGACGTGTTGCACATGACCACCATAGCAGCCTTGCAACACTCTGGCGACACGGTACTGGATGCGGCTGTCCTTCCTAGCCGACACAACGGGGTCCGCGTATGCACGAGCACCGGAAGTGGGATGGTATACGATTGGACGGTAGTATAA
- a CDS encoding hypothetical protein (TriTrypDB/GeneDB-style sysID: LpmP.10.0020), producing MNIEEQIAAAIEADGVASDGVKEVLRSHSLLSICESMREHLCTPEKVQPAMRLLASVAAGRADFSKAEVRLLFAFFAEKLAQHEFQTTTLSLLALLISDMMDQYACDEELFNIVGAPFTQHVRVQQLPLNSRKQCFCIMSFLFTENTVGLCDGNTLAALLELIDGESDPELVLLTFDLHMVAATRSASEAFATVVDDYFESVSSYFPVVFVQPPRCKVTKTDLRMRLKRCLCLAVYKELCIPFMQSKLASPSTTVKEDVLDVLLTCFDTYHSQDMVPHYRSLVLHMKSEVIKLSSFADRAPNVSLTRCLLMCCEVLGRVSKQCNVKTQPEALDIFGPVVEGFLASLTADPFICSAYATMVVHILTGAWDCCLFISSYLFSMLAMSIEGTERPTSAFILLAALASGMLDGLNTFPGETHREQLRRSIERTTPLVVEAMTGYSKSWRTAGDETCSDDFALMCSCEFLVSVLKLSAAIEPWMPAEVSSDGVDTLVWVALHNTAEVSTKVCRLLREYAAVDAMRVQEALARLLCNPLAPPEKALAIVCELASTSLTALLLVFDDGFLSAKYEWMRRMAAEQRAAALQKALQHLGCALKDDAADHMMTALGRNDVPPEFFECACLVAANLSVDTCGQLLSTVGSLSLLGIAAVVSSRTDVHCMQYNWAITAEQFAGLIAADHQAWRRVGMEGVTGMLINQVFPEDTPALLTRMLTRGHLNVAVAILWGKMLAGRAGSDEVVSSFLYEHLGAATPASCCESAAVEEAFSYVPFLAARTAERPSVLQLLLRCDMSHSVQPNHALCLALQCLVEKETEVRVQACLVDLLEIVRRLTSGSSNNEHAMARALLCSVDTKCSDSVILARSVLFNESSVRALLEGTKDAALTVRCRSLHLITSLARGASLLMGNCSQEEKTELARARDHILLATKQSLGDHKRRVRQASAACRHEWFKVK from the coding sequence ATGAACATCGAGGAGCAGATTGCGGCAGCCATCGAAGCTGATGGCGTTGCATCCGATGGCGTGAAAGAGGTATTGCGTTCCCATTCACTCCTTTCCATCTGTGAAAGCATGCGAGAGCACTTGTGCACCCCAGAGAAGGTGCAGCCGGCAATGCGGTTGCTCGCATCTGTGGCTGCAGGTCGGGCTGACTTCAGCAAGGCCGAGGTTCGGCTTCTCTTTGCATTTTTTGCGGAGAAACTGGCGCAGCACGAGTTCCAGACAACGACCCTGAGTTTGCTTGCGCTGCTCATTTCTGACATGATGGATCAATATGCGTGCGATGAGGAGCTATTCAACATTGTCGGCGCCCCCTTTACACAGCACGTGCGCGTTCAGCAGCTACCACTAAACAGCCGCAAGCAGTGCTTTTGCATCATGTCCTTTCTCTTCACAGAGAATACTGTGGGTCTCTGCGATGGCAACACCCTAGCGGCGCTGCTTGAGCTCATCGATGGCGAGAGTGACCCTGAGCTCGTGTTGCTGACCTTTGACTTGCACATGGTGGCGGCAACCCGCTCCGCAAGTGAGGCCTTCGCCACTGTTGTTGACGACTACTTTGAGAGCGTTTCCAGCTATTTCCCTGTAGTGTTCGTGCAGCCGCCACGCTGCAAGGTAACCAAGACAGATTTACGTATGCGCCTGAAGcggtgcctctgcctcgctgtCTACAAGGAACTCTGCATCCCGTTCATGCAGAGCAAGCTCGCCTCCCCGTCCACCACTGTCAAGGAGGACGTACTCGATGTGCTGCTCACCTGCTTTGACACGTACCACTCGCAGGATATGGTGCCGCATTACCGGTCGCTCGTGCTTCACATGAAGAGCGAAGTGATCAAGCTGTCCTCCTTTGCCGACCGTGCACCGAACGTGTCGTTGACGAGGTGCCTCCTCATGTGCTGTGAAGTTCTTGGTCGTGTTAGCAAGCAGTGCAATGTCAAAACTCAGCCGGAGGCGCTGGATATCTTTGGGCCCGTGGTGGAGGGTTTTTTGGCCTCACTTACCGCCGACCCGTTCATCTGCTCTGCCTATGCAACAATGGTGGTCCACATCCTCACCGGAGCGTGGGATTGCTGCCTCTTTATCTCCTCATACCTCTTCTCGATGCTCGCGATGTCCATCGAGGGGACGGAGCGCCCAACCAGCGCGTTTATTCTACTCGCTGCTCTTGCCAGCGGCATGCTCGACGGCTTGAATACGTTTCCGGGCGAAACCCACAGAGAGCAACTCCGCCGTAGCATCGAGAGAACCACGCCACTGGTTGTGGAGGCAATGACAGGCTACTCGAAGAGTTGGCGCACCGCTGGGGACGAGACCTGCAGTGACGACTTTGCTCTTATGTGCAGCTGTGAGTTCCTGGTTTCTGTACTGAAACTCTCTGCCGCTATAGAGCCTTGGATGCCGGCAGAGGTGTCGTCCGACGGCGTTGACACCCTTGTGTGGGTGGCACTTCATAACACTGCTGAGGTCTCCACAAAGGTGTGCAGACTTCTGCGCGAGTACGCTGCCGTGGATGCGATGCGGGTGCAGGAAGCACTGGCGCGCCTTCTTTGCAACCCATTAGCACCACCCGAGAAGGCGCTCGCTATTGTGTGTGAACTAGCGAGTACCTCGCtgacagcgctgctcctcgtaTTTGACGATGGCTTCTTGTCAGCCAAGTACGAGTGGATGCGAAGAATggcagcggagcagcgggCGGCAGCCTTGCaaaaggcactgcagcacctcgggTGCGCGCTAAAGGATGACGCCGCTGATCACATGATGACAGCGCTGGGCCGCAATGACGTGCCGCCTGAATTCTTTGAGTGCGCATGCCTTGTGGCTGCTAATTTGAGCGTTGATACGTGTGGACAGCTGCTGTCCACAGTGGGATCTCTCTCCTTACTTGGAATTGCGGCGGTAGTGAGCAGTCGTACAGATGTGCACTGCATGCAGTACAACTGGGCAATCACGGCGGAACAGTTTGCTGGTCTCATCGCTGCAGATCACCAAGCGTGGCGTCGAGTAGGGATGGAGGGTGTTACGGGGATGCTTATCAACCAGGTTTTCCCAGAGGACACACCAGCATTGCTCACTCGCATGTTGACAAGGGGACACCTCAATGTGGCAGTTGCCATTCTGTGGGGCAAGATGTTAGCAGGCCGCGCCGGTAGTGACGAGGTGGTCTCTTCCTTCCTGTATGAGCACCTAGGGGCAGCGACCCCTGCCTCGTGTTGCgagagcgcagcggtggaggaggcctTCTCGTATGTACCGTTCTTGGCCGCTCGTACAGCTGAGCGCCCCTCCGTCTTGCAGTTGCTCTTGAGGTGTGACATGAGCCATTCGGTGCAGCCTAACCATGCGTTGTGTTTAGCTCTTCAGTGCCTCGTTGAGAAGGAGACAGAAGTGCGGGTACAAGCGTGTCTCGTAGACCTTCTGGAAATAGTGCGCAGACTAACCAGCGGTAGCTCAAACAACGAGCATGCGATGGCTcgcgcactgctgtgcaGCGTTGACACTAagtgcagcgacagcgttATTTTGGCTCGCTCTGTGTTATTCAACGAGTCAAGTGTACGAGCGCTACTTGAGGGCACCAAAGATGCGGCGCTTACCGTGCGGTGCCGAAGCTTGCACCTTATCACGTCTCTCGCCCGTGGCGCCTCGTTGTTGATGGGGAATTGCtcacaagaagagaagaccGAGCTGGCACGCGCGCGTGACCACATCCTGCTTGCCACGAAGCAGTCTCTGGGCGATCACAAGCGAAGGGTTCGCCAGGCGTCGGCGGCGTGCCGGCACGAATGGTTCAAGGTGAAGTAA
- a CDS encoding dehydrogenase-like protein (TriTrypDB/GeneDB-style sysID: LpmP.10.0060) produces the protein MIHLGNCYIPWLVFTLAELRAVLCQIAFLVAGSAILGPLCRRGVAGGALLACYTAVMFFFQRRLASGFSVRFSSLRAWRSSPENFRKTSAFLKALKAKKATAAGVSVAGFGAHPVAVITGGERGIGEEVVDQLLREGLDVILCCPFEAAALRTIAKLEARTPNSLLRFLKLNLNDEECVRQSAAAVLEMTPRIDVLINNAGLANPLSYKMNKRGYEVVLSINFLGHALFTELLLERVMASAPSRIVNVASLMHLNACMPGSCKTALDAMTVNCDPASPHHTHNYSLSKLLLVCYTRDLARRLRGTDTVVTVVHPGVVLTDIYAFAAVFMKVFLRTVFKFPGEGAEVVLYCTLADGIRSGSFYADCTEYDGLLSPLALDDTHNERLRRVLLRYFALDTSKPTGKLLPEVVESML, from the coding sequence ATGATCCACCTGGGCAACTGCTACATCCCGTGGTTGGTGTTCACGCtcgcggagctgcgcgctgtCCTTTGTCAAATCGCCTTCCTTGTCGCAGGGAGCGCCATACTGGGTCCActttgccgccgcggcgttgCTGGGGGCGCCTTGTTGGCCTGTTATACCGCTGTTATGTTCTTCTTCCAGCGGCGCCTCGCCTCCGGCTTTTcggtgcgcttctcttccctgcGCGCGTGGCGGTCGTCGCCGGAGAACTTCAGAAAGACGTCGGCGTTCCTGAAGGCGCtgaaggcaaagaaagcAACCGCCGCCGGTGTCTCCGTGGCAGGCTTCGGCGCACACCCGGTTGCTGTGATAACGGGAGGAGAACGTGGAATCGGCGAAGAGGTTGTGGACCAGCTTCTGCGCGAGGGCTTGGACGTCATTCTCTGTTGTCCAttcgaggcggcagcgctgcgcaccaTCGCGAAGCTGGAAGCTCGCACCCCAAACTCATTGCTACGTTTTCTTAAGCTGAACCTCAACGATGAGGAATGTGTGCGCCAgagcgccgcggcagtgcTGGAAATGACGCCACGGATCGATGTGCTCATCAATAACGCCGGATTGGCCAACCCGCTGTCGTACAAGATGAACAAGCGTGGTTACGAAGTGGTGCTGTCAATCAACTTCCTCGGCCACGCTCTCTTCACGGAACTCCTACTGGAGCGGGTGATGGCCAGTGCCCCCTCTCGCATTGTTAACGTAGCATCGCTCATGCACCTCAACGCGTGTATGCCAGGTTCATGCAAGACCGCGCTCGACGCCATGACCGTCAACTGCGATCCTGCGTCACCCCATCACACGCACAACTACAGCCTTTCCAAGTTGCTTCTTGTGTGCTACACTCGCGATTTGGCGAGGCGTCTCCGCGGGACGGACACCGTTGTGACAGTGGTACACCCGGGTGTGGTGCTCACGGACATCTACGCGTTTGCCGCCGTCTTTATGAAAGTCTTTTTGCGAACGGTGTTCAAGTTTCCAGGTGAGggcgccgaggtggtgctCTACTGCACCTTGGCGGACGGCATTCGCAGCGGCTCGTTCTACGCGGACTGCACTGAGTACGACGGTCTGCTCTCTCCGCTCGCTCTCGATGATACGCACAACGAGCGCCTCCGACGCGTCTTGCTGCGCTACTTCGCACTGGACACCTCAAAACCGACAGGCAAGTTGCTGCCAGAGGTCGTGGAGTCAATGCTgtga
- a CDS encoding hypothetical protein (TriTrypDB/GeneDB-style sysID: LpmP.10.0010), protein MNFLTTVYSDASYRFYCDVSPRFCVAVVASPVEDAETVSQMLQQASPRMIVVCTDKVATNTAIKSEPSCGARQLLRSNWCHKHQSSLFSCIVLVCFLDRLGADATAEKAAEELVLCLGAAVESIHCDIVFAPVLKAPADGKERLSDNIEKRLRSLLGSRFAGCALQTREDGMWRGTAALQHLVFESTVAYHKGEVHRLRDRKKRIKDDPEQQLLLPRLHFKIGWHYLVLHDFSSARVQMLSGLRKIKSLFPLFPSFQARLCGSVFLWHFLFCISMSGGHLSSSSEVYEEIRSFTAWVSLAYGGSVKDECQTVVFVLTKAMEAEWLEYLARKTENLAVRQRCDYLVAAAQALQDCDAFLPSRKEGSVVEAPLYIGEEELLYNHASALWKSFDKNAFRCRIARILEEAKTLVSSRETEVDYLTLLVGDQLIDGVPDVEVIDRILLKASGMIISRLAEMAWGAASSWSVQSPRLTAALLLHGCVDALGYADQERYHLRMRELEGRLKSDVVLEYPKERLQAPFTAIAYFDEEGAKVVGDSARVVVMLFSTSVMCINVDVCMLTLSYTSVAGTADTQLPFSPARSVTLCVASPQELIVDVPLSHSGELLCTSLAADVHVGGVRVATRWRFAVGSSSVGGMPATSTRVVFSAKISRQVLQVSNPPTIFRVKCPSLLQAVEGECAECDIIISCGSLGVRNGCMTLPHEPKLFRVVCWSSANEPLLVTETCGQVRFAVPDVASGESVHLLVSIACIRCAEFRLPVTFEYSADRYGGVSCCRTLQISVDPPFNAEHSMMGESLWGDAAAALSVPSTRLSYVQYDKSVLVKAADIFSSPLITNWKDDCALYFFTKEATAKEFVFQLGDTVTLCCTFRCTAKRGITFLHAEVTGGDDVDVLSCYCGEESSYLEEGECVTMVVRFQATRLGRLNPGFIRVFFAPQRTATRLYSDVCIPTVYIEDLGVQVAANYPLVTPYGLPLALDISIYNATGALFIGELSLDPQADNFLCAATTRKSLQIGPAERDVTRCMLTPLCAGELRLPRFHVRCGVTSRLVAIADESYVVHVLPCGSQE, encoded by the coding sequence ATGAACTTTCTTACCACTGTGTATAGCGATGCCTCGTACCGTTTCTACTGCGACGTAAGCCCTCGGTTTTGTGTGGCCGTTGTGGCGTCGCCTGTCGAAGATGCTGAAACAGTGTCCCAGATGCTACAGCAAGCATCGCCGCGCATGATTGTTGTTTGCACAGACAAAGTTGCCACTAATACAGCAATAAAATCAGAGCCATCGTGTGGTGCACGTCAGCTTCTGCGAAGCAATTGGTGCCATAAGCACCAAAGTTCATTGTTCAGCTGTATCGTCTTGGTCTGCTTCCTGGATCGTCTCGGCGCCGATGCGACAGCTGAAAAGGCCGCTGAGGAGCTTGTGCTTTGTCTCGGAGCGGCGGTCGAATCGATTCACTGCGACATCGTATTTGCTCCGGTGTTGAAGGCGCCCGCGGACGGCAAGGAGAGGCTTAGTGACAACATTGAAAAGAGGTTGAGATCCCTGCTCGGAAGCCGTTTCGCCGGATGTGCACTACAAACAAGGGAGGACGGCATGTGGAGGGGTACTGCGGCCCTGCAGCATCTTGTGTTTGAGAGTACAGTTGCATATCACAAGGGTGAGGTGCATCGACTCCGTGATCGAAAAAAGAGGATTAAAGACGACcctgagcagcagcttcttcttccaCGACTGCATTTCAAAATCGGATGGCATTACTTGGTGCTTCACGACTTTTCAAGCGCAAGGGTGCAGATGCTGTCGGGTCTTCGAAAAATTAAGTCTCTGTTTCctttgtttccctcttttcagGCTCGCTTGTGTGGATCTGTTTTTTTGTGGCACTTTTTGTTTTGCATTTCTATGAGTGGGGGTCATCTCAGCAGTTCTTCGGAGGTTTACGAGGAAATACGATCTTTTACAGCTTGGGTTAGCCTGGCGTACGGTGGTAGCGTCAAAGATGAATGCCAGACAGTTGTCTTTGTTCTCACAAAAGCTATGGAGGCGGAGTGGCTCGAGTACCTGGCTCGCAAAACGGAAAACctggcggtgcggcagcgctgtgatTATCTTGTTGCAGCCGCGCAGGCACTGCAAGATTGTGATGCATTTTTGCCGTCTCGTAAGGAAGGGAGCGTCGTCGAGGCGCCACTATATATTGGAGAGGAGGAACTTCTGTACAATCACGCTTCTGCGTTGTGGAAGTCCTTCGACAAAAACGCTTTTCGTTGTCGGATCGCTCGGATCCTGGAAGAGGCAAAAACACTGGTGTCTTCTCGCGAGACGGAGGTTGATTATCTCACGCTTCTCGTCGGTGACCAGCTGATTGACGGCGTACCTGATGTGGAGGTGATCGATCGCATCCTGTTGAAGGCGAGCGGCATGATCATATCTCGGTTAGCTGAGATGGCCTGGGGTGCTGCCAGTTCCTGGAGTGTGCAGTCCCCGCGCTTGACGgctgccctcctcttgcATGGCTGCGTTGATGCCCTAGGCTACGCAGACCAGGAAAGGTACCATCTGCGTATGCGCGAGTTGGAGGGACGTCTCAAAAGTGACGTCGTTCTGGAGTACCCGAAGGAAAGGCTGCAGGCTCCCTTTACCGCCATCGCTTACTTTGACGAAGAGGGTGCTAAGGTGGTTGGAGACTCAGCACGAGTGGTGGTCATGCTCTTTTCTACTTCTGTAATGTGTATTAACGTCGATGTGTGCATGCTCACCCTTTCTTACACATCCGTGGCTGGTACCGCAGACACCCAGTTGCCATTTAGCCCTGCTCGATCTGTTACACTGTGTGTCGCGAGCCCACAAGAGCTCATCGTCGACGTGCCGCTTTCACACAGTGGAGAGCTGCTGTGCACTAGCTTGGCGGCCGACGTCCATGTTGGCGGGGTTCGTGTTGCCACACGGTGGCGCTTCGCCGTTGGGAGCTCAAGTGTTGGGGGTATGCCAGCAACAAGCACACGCGTGGTTTTCTCTGCGAAAATATCTCGCCAGGTGCTCCAGGTGTCGAATCCACCGACCATTTTCAGGGTGAagtgcccctctcttcttcaagCCGTCGAGGGAGAGTGCGCCGAGTGCGACATCATCATTTCGTGTGGTTCGCTGGGGGTGCGGAATGGCTGTATGACTCTTCCGCACGAGCCGAAGCTCTTCCGAGTTGTGTGTTGGAGCAGCGCAAACGAGCCACTCCTTGTCACGGAGACCTGCGGGCAGGTGCGCTTTGCGGTGCCAGATGTCGCCTCTGGCGAGTCTGTGCATCTCCTTGTGAGTATTGCCTGCATTCGTTGTGCTGAGTTTCGCCTCCCCGTTACCTTTGAATACTCCGCAGATCGCTACGGTGGCGTCAGTTGCTGCAGAACACTCCAAATATCGGTTGACCCGCCTTTCAACGCCGAACACTCAATGATGGGTGAGAGCCTCTGGGgtgacgcggcggcggcactctCTGTCCCGTCTACAAGGCTGTCGTATGTGCAGTACGATAAGAGTGTACTCGTGAAGGCTGCCGACATCTTCAGTTCCCCACTGATCACTAACTGGAAGGATGACTGTGCCCTCTATTTTTTCACAAAGGAAGCGACGGCTAAAGAGTTTGTCTTTCAGCTGGGTGACACCGTGACCCTATGCTGCACCTTCCGCTGTACCGCGAAGCGGGGTATCACATTCCTCCACGCTGAGGTCaccggcggcgatgacgttGACGTGTTGTCGTGCTACTGTGGCGAGGAAAGCTCGTACCTTGAGGAAGGGGAGTGCGTGACGATGGTGGTTCGCTTTCAAGCCACACGTCTTGGACGGCTGAACCCAGGCTTCATACGCGTCTTTTTCGCTCCCCAGCGCACTGCGACACGCCTATACTCTGACGTGTGCATCCCAACGGTCTACATCGAGGACTTAGGGGTGCAGGTCGCCGCAAACTATCCGCTGGTTACACCATACGGCTTGCCTCTCGCGTTGGACATCTCCATTTACAACGCAACCGGTGCTCTGTTCATTGGAGAACTGTCGCTGGACCCACAGGCCGACAACTTTTTGTGTGCTGCCACAACACGCAAGTCACTTCAAATCGGGCCAGCTGAACGGGACGTGACGCGATGCATGCTCACTCCTCTTTGTGCCGGTGAGCTGAGGCTGCCTCGTTTCCACGTTCGGTGTGGTGTAACATCGCGtctcgtcgccatcgctgaTGAAAGCTACGTTGTGCATGTTCTTCCTTGCGGCTCTCAAGAGTAG
- a CDS encoding hypothetical protein (TriTrypDB/GeneDB-style sysID: LpmP.10.0070) has product MSHAVDYLVAEYLAEEHPSVARALRKDAPSRFPFGKRNLQEVVMAYCVQKTSPAAVDNNTSYNYGDGAHHPPQKAANTLSPTPIPKPAVEKAQVANSNHDDESVKKPSTKKTSPKVAPNKAAVDTDSSDDTEHVPKNSASGKKPAAPHATEAPARKAARMESEDAAQRTPHHLNENGTFRRFQRIDPTKVTFHADVLRDNRPGEEHLVLRQNQEMMRTKGKGFNKLKQKNKGKFYGAGVDFSVRAYQFPDSDDE; this is encoded by the coding sequence ATGTCTCACGCCGTTGATTATCTCGTAGCAGAGTACCTCGCTGAGGAGCACCCGAGCGTGGCGAGGGCGCTGCGGAAGGACGCGCCGTCCCGCTTCCCGTTCGGCAAGAGGAACCTGCAGGAGGTCGTGATGGCGTATTGCGTGCAAAAGACTAGccctgcagcggtggacaACAACACCAGCTACAACTATGGTGATGGGGCCCACCACCCACCGCAGAAGGCTGCAAACACGTTGTCACCAACGCCAATTCCGAAGCCAGCCGTGGAAAAGGCGCAGGTTGCCAACAGTAACCACGATGACGAGTCAGTGAAGAAGCCATCGACCAAGAAGACGTCGCCGAAGGTCGCTCCAAATAAGGCGGCCGTAGACACCGATAGCTCCGACGACACCGAGCACGTTCCAAAGAACTCGGCGTCTGGCAAGaaaccagcagcacctcacGCAACGGAAGCGCCAGCGCGGAAGGCGGCGAGGATGGAGTCAGAAGACGCAGCACAACGCACGCCTCATCACCTCAACGAGAATGGCACCTTCCGCCGCTTCCAGCGCATCGACCCAACCAAAGTGACGTTCCACGCCGATGTCTTGCGCGACAACCGCCCAGGTGAGGAACACCTTGTGCTGCGTCAGAATCAGGAGATGATGCGCACCAAGGGTAAGGGCTTCAATAAACTAAAGCAGAAAAACAAGGGAAAGTTTTATGGCGCTGGCGTTGACTTCAGTGTGCGCGCCTATCAGTTCCCCGACAGTGACGACGAGTAG